One window from the genome of Elaeis guineensis isolate ETL-2024a chromosome 5, EG11, whole genome shotgun sequence encodes:
- the LOC105046226 gene encoding uncharacterized protein isoform X1, with the protein MDAALFSPASLFCSHDSDDDDDDDEDDKGVQQQQLYVERTHAFPGMDLIIREFSFHQLNANLLWPGTFAFSEWLFLNQSLLCGRRILELGSGTGALAIFLQKSFGVDITTSDFDDKEIEENIAHNCRANELVVLPHIRYTWGEMFPTSEPDWDLIIASDILLYVKQYSNLIKTLSFLLEAYKPKDKIAGVANFQVKQAVTISGKEVRLQWPLFLMSWRRRIGREEEAHFFTGCEDAGLVTQHLGSRVYCISLKKDI; encoded by the exons ATGGACGCTGCCCTCTTCTCCCCGGCTTCTCTCTTCTGCTCCCACGACAGCGATGACGATGACGATGACGACGAAGACGACAAGG gggtgcagcagcagcagctctACGTTGAAAGAACCCATGCTTTTCCCGGAATG GACTTGATAATTCGAGAATTCTCATTTCATCAGCTAAATGCAAATTTACTTTGGCCTGGGACATTTGCATTTAGTGAATggttatttttaaatcaatcccTTTTATGTGGCAGACGTATCTTGGAATTGGGAAG tGGAACCGGAGCTTTGGCCATTTTCTTGCAAAAATCATTTGGAGTTGACATCACAACTTCAGATTTTGATGACAAGGAAATAGAAGAAAATATAGCCCATAACTGTAGAGCTAATGAGCTGGTGGTGTTACCTCACATCAGAT ATACATGGGGAGAAATGTTTCCAACTTCTGAACCAGACTGGGACTTGATTATTGCCAGTGATATTCTATTAT ATGTGAAACAGTATTCAAACCTGATAAAGACCCTGAGCTTCCTCCTAGAAGCTTACAAACCAAAAGATAAGATAGCAGGTGTTGCTAATTTTCAGGTTAAGCAAGCCGTTACTATATCGG GAAAAGAAGTGCGACTGCAGTGGCCACTATTCTTGATGAGTTGGCGACGTAGGATAGGTAGAGAGGAGGAAGCACATTTTTTCACTGGATGTGAGGATGCTGGTCTTGTGACACAGCATCTCGGGTCTCGTGTGTACTGCATCAGCCTTAAGAAGGATATTTAG
- the LOC105046226 gene encoding uncharacterized protein isoform X2: protein MDAALFSPASLFCSHDSDDDDDDDEDDKGVQQQQLYVERTHAFPGMDLIIREFSFHQLNANLLWPGTFAFSEWLFLNQSLLCGRRILELGSGTGALAIFLQKSFGVDITTSDFDDKEIEENIAHNCRANELVVLPHIRYVKQYSNLIKTLSFLLEAYKPKDKIAGVANFQVKQAVTISGKEVRLQWPLFLMSWRRRIGREEEAHFFTGCEDAGLVTQHLGSRVYCISLKKDI from the exons ATGGACGCTGCCCTCTTCTCCCCGGCTTCTCTCTTCTGCTCCCACGACAGCGATGACGATGACGATGACGACGAAGACGACAAGG gggtgcagcagcagcagctctACGTTGAAAGAACCCATGCTTTTCCCGGAATG GACTTGATAATTCGAGAATTCTCATTTCATCAGCTAAATGCAAATTTACTTTGGCCTGGGACATTTGCATTTAGTGAATggttatttttaaatcaatcccTTTTATGTGGCAGACGTATCTTGGAATTGGGAAG tGGAACCGGAGCTTTGGCCATTTTCTTGCAAAAATCATTTGGAGTTGACATCACAACTTCAGATTTTGATGACAAGGAAATAGAAGAAAATATAGCCCATAACTGTAGAGCTAATGAGCTGGTGGTGTTACCTCACATCAGAT ATGTGAAACAGTATTCAAACCTGATAAAGACCCTGAGCTTCCTCCTAGAAGCTTACAAACCAAAAGATAAGATAGCAGGTGTTGCTAATTTTCAGGTTAAGCAAGCCGTTACTATATCGG GAAAAGAAGTGCGACTGCAGTGGCCACTATTCTTGATGAGTTGGCGACGTAGGATAGGTAGAGAGGAGGAAGCACATTTTTTCACTGGATGTGAGGATGCTGGTCTTGTGACACAGCATCTCGGGTCTCGTGTGTACTGCATCAGCCTTAAGAAGGATATTTAG